The Helicobacter canis genomic sequence TTTCAATAGTTTTGGTATTGATGGCATAGGAGTTTATGACATTGCAGTTATAAATGCGATTTGGCGTGGATTTTAGGGTATTGCCCGTGAGATCAAGCCCTGCATTTAGAGCGTTGATGATGGCATTAAGCCTAGTGGAGTTGTCCTCAAACACGGCTTTAGAATCTGTATTGCCAAGCTTTGTAGGATCACCTGTAAGGCTCAAAAACGCCCGCAAGCCAAAGGCATTTGCCCCTAGGATTTCCCCACATAGTGCAGCAGTGTTTCTATCTCTCATAGAAAGCGTGCAGATAAGTGGCGTTTGCAAAGCATTTTGCAAGGCAATGCTACTTAGCACCGATGAAGGCTTGAAGCGTGCTAGCGGAGAATCTGTGCAGACAAAACTATCAAAAAGCGTGCAATCTCGCAGCTCATCTAAGGTGTCTTGGGCTAGCACTTGCGCACCTACAAGGGGCGTTAGCTCAAAGCTCACAAAGTCCCCACTACTCTCTAGCTTGCTAAAAGCCGCAGTAATTTTGCTATCTAGTGTCGCGCTCATAGATTCTCCTTAAGGCTTTGCCTTGCGCTTTTGCTCTAGCTTGCCTTATAGCCCTGCCCTACTGCAA encodes the following:
- a CDS encoding methylenetetrahydrofolate reductase — translated: MSATLDSKITAAFSKLESSGDFVSFELTPLVGAQVLAQDTLDELRDCTLFDSFVCTDSPLARFKPSSVLSSIALQNALQTPLICTLSMRDRNTAALCGEILGANAFGLRAFLSLTGDPTKLGNTDSKAVFEDNSTRLNAIINALNAGLDLTGNTLKSTPNRIYNCNVINSYAINTKTIESKMIKKIKSTKVDSSCALSAFFSQPVYSIESAHTLLDSLESANRTLGTRVSLVLGFFPVVSYKSAVFLRDKLPGVFIPESWILRLEKAHKSHDPKAEKQKVGLDLSRELFYSLRKIHNKFHFMTNNNLPLARQILL